GTGGAACACCGTTCTGGCTTTGATGCTGGCAGGGGACTGTACGATTCTCGATATGCTGCGGATGTTTGCCGTCGATGATACGTTTCGCCGGGAAACACTTGCCAGGGTGACAGACCCGGTGGTCCGGAACTGGTGGATGACCACGTTTCCCAAACTGCGTTCTCTGAAAGGGGAGGACCCGTTTGCCTCGGTCGAGAATAAGCTGCGGCAATTACTGACGAATTCGGTGATCCGTAATATGGTCTCGCAGCCAAAGAGCAGAATTGATTTCCGAAAGGCGATGGATGAAGGAAAGATCATCATTATCAATCTTTCCAAGGGCAAACTGGGGGAACGAACGTCTTCATTTCTTGGCTCTTTATTCGTGACTCAACTGCAACTGGCGACTATGACGCGTGCTGCGATTCCAGAACAGGATCGCAGGCCGTTTTACCTGTATTGTGATGAATTTCAGCACATCGCGACATCGAGCTTTTCCGTATTTCTCTCAGAAGCCCGCAAGTACAAACTGGGACTCTGTCTGGCAACCCAGTTCCTCGATCAGGTTGATCAGCAAACCCTGCAGGCAGTTTTCGGCAACATCGGTAGCTTACTGGTGTTCGCCGTAGGCCCTAATGACGCGGACATCCTGGCAGAACAACTGACCGGTCCTGTCAACGCAGCCGACTTGATCGCCTTGCCTAAATACCGGGCCTGTATTCGTTTGATGATTGATGGCATGTCCCGCCCTGCATTTACCATGGAGACCATCAAACCAGAAACGAACAATGTTGACCGTTCCGAATTCGTGAGGGAACAATCACGCCGTCGATATGCTCAATCAGTCAATTCTGTACAAGCGGTAATTCAGCGGTCTTTCACTTTGATTTGACAGGTTTTCATTTCGATGGCAGTCTGCAATGCTGATGGCAGCCTCTTTAACCAACGCCGAAATCGAAGCCCGAAATCAATTGATTCTCGATTTCCTCACCGCCGCCAAGGGAGTAGAGGTGTATTATCTGGACCTTGCCTACTTCTTGAATATGGAACCTTATGATACTAACTGCTGGATGCGGAAACATGCCCAGGGACGCTGGAAGAATGGCAGAAATGGACTCTGGTGGCGACTGATTTAGTAGTGGTTTTTCGGTAGATCTCCGAAAGGTGAATCTGAAATGAAGCCTCATTTTCTGGATGACAAGACACCATCCATACTGCTATACTAAGAGCATGTTAAAACCACGACTCACCAAAGAACAGCGGAATGCCCTCGACGAACACCACGGGCTGGTGGAAGTGGATGAAGAAGGGCGAAAGTACATCCTCATGTCGATTGAGATCTATCGCGACATGCTGGGGGTTGGTACGGATGAGGAGTTGGCGGCTTCCCTCAAAGCATTAGACGAAGGGCTGGCTGACGTTGATGCAGGGCGAACCCGTCCGTTCCGTGATGTCCTGTCCGAACTCGACGACGCATGACATTTCAAGTAGAACTCTCACGTCGGGCAGAGTCGGATATTAAAAGTGCCTACGCTTATATCCGTAAGCATGGACCGGCAGATCCGAAAGCCTGGAAAGCCGGTCTTGAGCAAAAACTGACTGGCTTCGAAACCTTTCCGGAAGCCTGTGGTTTGGCTCCCGAAAATGAGTTTGTCAAAGTAGAAATCCGCCAGGCTCTTTACGGCCCGTTTCGGATTGTCTTTACCATTCGGGAGCAAATCGTGTTTGTGCTTACCGTTCGCCATGCAGCCCGTCTTTCACTTCAGCGTGATGAATTAGACAAAATCAAATAGCTGCCACTTCGCTGCGAAAGTTCTTGCCTCAGATTTCAGTCTCAGGCAGGCTACGCGGCCATGGCCAAAGAACAATTCATTTATTCCCACACCCGGCAGCTATTCAATACGGTGGAAAGCGTTTCCCAGAGATCGGGCGTTAGTCGTGGAAAGGCTTTCGAAGACTTATTGGAGGCGTGTGTTGCCGCTCTGGCCGCTGAAACAATAGAACCTTCCTATTTTGAGGCAATCAACGACCATTTAGAGGGCTCTCAGGGAAAACGGGGCGTTGATTTGTTTCCGAAGTTCCTCGCACAGTTGATCGAGGGCATGTCGGAGCAGGGTCAAGATTTACTTGGGGATTTGTTTGAAGGGAGTATTTCATATGGGGAGAAGGGGCAGTTTTTGACTCCAGAATCCGTTTCGCAACTTCTGGCAAATTTGACTATTGATGCCGAAGGTGAAACGGATGAGGGGCATGCGACTACTTTTAACGATCCCTGTTGCGGGACCGGGCGAATGCTCTTGAAAGCGGGAGAGAACAATCCGAAAGCAGGATTATTTGGGCAGGATATTGATGCGCGCTGTGTGCGGATCACAGCACTGAATCTCGGCTTACGAGGCAAGTATGGTTATGTTGTTTGTGGGAATTCATTGACACTGGAATCGAAGTTCGCCTACCGGATTGGCAGTTTCTACCACGAATCTCCCAATGGCAGACGTCGCGGTGTGATCCGTGAAATTCCACTTGAAGAGGCACCGATACCCTTTGTCTCTGACACGACACGACAAGCAGCACAGGATTTATTCGCTCATGAGGCGGTCCCACTGAAAACGAACCAGAAAAAGCAAATACCCTCCAATATCATTGAAGTTCCACAGTGGTTATTCCTTCTGGAACAGCGTATGGACAATGTGAATTCTGAAAAAGACACAGATCAAATCGAGAAAGAAGAACCGCCAAGCACTCGATCAGTGTCTGAACAGGACAACGCCAAAACACAGAGAAAATTGTTTTAAGCTGTCTCCTGTCTAAGGAAATATCAGCATTCTATTATAAATTTCCTTCCCACAGATTGACTTGTTTTGCCAACCGCCTCGACTGTCTGCTCGCAGTCTATCATCTCAGGACGTTTGGTAGCGAGCAAGTCGTTCACTCGCTCGTAAAAGTCACGAAAATGAATTACTTGCGCGATGAGTCAATATCTGGCATGCTGATCCTAAATGCGAGATCCCAACTCCAGTAACTTTGGCATCCTCATTTCCTATATTTTGCCGGGATTTATCGCGATGATCGGCATCAGTTTCCTTTCAGAGACCGTTCGTGTTTGGATTTGGGCATCACCTGACCACAATTCGACAGTGGGGGGATTTTTATATGTCACTGTATTCTCTTTAGCAGCAGGGCTCACGATTTCGACTTTTCGGTGGATGGTTTTTGACAGAATTCACCATCGAACCGGTATTCCAGAACCGAAGCAGAACTTTGGTCGATTTCAGGAAAAGCTTTCTGCCTATCAATATCTGGTTTTGACACATTACAACTATTACAAGTTTCACAGTAACATGATGATCTCGTTTGCCATTCTTTTTGTGTCTTATTTATTTTCCCATAGGTCTGTTTCACTTTGGGAAATAATTGGATTCCTTTTTCTGGAATGGTTGTTTTGGCAGGGATCACGAGACAATCTCCGCAAATATTATTCACAGGGCAATCTACTGCTCAAAGAAAGTAGTTCAAGTAATTCTGTTACGGATGTCCTGCCGGATACGATTGAATGAAACAGAGATTGAATATTGAACTCATTCTGCATACACTAAAACTACAAAGAGAAACAATTTCACATCCGAAGGAGATGATTGATATGACTTAGTGGTGAGAAACACCACAATTCCAATTTGAATTGACGCGCGAGCGTCAAGAACTGCTTCACGACAAATCGCCAACCTGGGCTATTGCCCTTGAACACGAAAGCAGCACTTGAAGCCGCGCCCCGTATGGGGCGTCGGCCATGTGTTGTTTCGTGTGCCCTTTGGCGAGGGTGTCGTGAGCGACCGTGGTACGGCGCTCCTTTTTTTGTGCGTTCCCGTTCCGCGGAATCGCCATCTGTTCTGCCTCGTGTGTCTGGAGAATTCATCGAAAGTGATGGTCACTTTCGAAATTTCTGAGCAGGTTTTCTGCTCAAAATGTCCAGAAGGAGAAGAGATTATGACAAATGGTAAATCACACGATCACAAGAATTCAGCCAGGACTGATCAGAAGGGCCAGGGACAACAGCAAGAGTCCACTCAATCATCCTCAGCAACTAAAGAGGGGAGTTCTTCGCAAAAATTGAGTTCTGAAGAAAAGTAAAGAGAGTAGGGCGGCAAACTATAATAATTTGCCGCCCTTTTTTAAAAACCGTAGATAGGGTTCATGGAGAGACTGGTTGCACCAATCAATTTGCCAGCATCCTACCTTGCATTCGTGATTGGGCTATATCCTCTTCCTACGAGATTACATTATCTCGATACTGCTGGAAGCAATGTGAAAAATGAAGTTCACACCATTGTCCTTGGCGAATGCGATTGCGGCACCGCGGTCTTTGAAATACAACGGAAAATCAACGCACCAGCGATTGGCTTGTTTCTCTTTCCAGCAAGCGACATAGGGTACGAAATTGGTTGCATCCAGGTCGGCCGCTAATTCAAGCAGTCGTCGTTGCTGTTTAAGAAGCCGGAGGAGTTGTTCCCGACCAGGACGTTTCCGCATGGAATGATGGTATTGTGTGGTGACGAAATAACCATCGTGTTCCCAGTTGATAGTTTTAGCAGACTGCATGGAAAGCAGGCAGGCACCATATTTATCAAGCCACTCTCCTATCAGAGTAACTAAGAAATACACGCGCAATAATCGCATTGCCATCGGGATCGTTCTGTGTACGGTTGACGGAGATTTATCGATAATTTCGGCGATCTCACGTTCAGTGTAATCGCCTGCATAATGCAGACCAATGCCGAGTCGATTGTTCAAATCTTCCCTCACGGCCTGTTTAAGTTCTTCGCTGAGACGCGCAGCGCGATCCGGATCGAGCGGATCATGATTCCATCGGCTTCCATCATGATTGGCCCAGATTAACTGCTCAATATGTTGTGTATGATTAAATTTTACCATTGTGATTATTCCTTATGAGGATTTTATGTGATTTACGTGGTTCTAAAGCAGAGCATTATTGTGATGCTGCCATACAAAGAAAGACGGGGTCGCTTCAAACTCGAAGCGCCCCGTCGTATCGGGCAATTTTAACGTGACCAGTGCATGAGTTCCGAATCTTTGTCAGAAAATCCTCCGTATGCACTGTCGGCTAACGAATCCCGAAGGCTGCGCAAATATCCTTCGATAAATTTGCGATCAAACATTCCGCCTTCTCCCGCTACGTTGACAGGTGGACGGGGGGGCTTTTGATCGCCATTTTCGCTTGTCGATGGCAAAGGTTGGGGTTCTTTTACAGTGCGATCGCGTTGTACTCTCAGGTTCTTACTTTTGATACTCATTTGAGTGTCTCCAAAAAACAGAAGTTTCGGTGACACCCACCACGAACGAAAACTGCTCGAAAAGATTGACAAACTAACGAAGCCGTATCAGTCTTTTTCAGCATTCAGCATTCCGTTCGCTCTTGTGGGCGGTCGCTTCCAGAACGCTGGGTGAAGGGCCGGAGCAACTGCTAATTGCTCCGGTCCGCCTTCAGAAGAGAAATTCTTAACCGAGGAGGACCGGTAACCGACGAATCGAACAGCGTTCAACGACTCCACAAGACTTTCCTCTATAATTCTGGTGGTTTGTGTTCCTGCGTGTTCCCAGAATTTTGTGTCGGAGTTTATGTGTGTTCCGCTCTGTTCCAGCCTTGTTCCACCAAAATAATTGCTCCATAATGGGGAAATTGCACCATCACAGAACACTGTAAGAACATGATTAATTTAGGTGATCAACGTTCCAGAACAGGGCGAACTGGACACCTTTGGATTGGAAACCGTCAATGGGTAAGCTGACGTTATGTTTTAATAAGATCGTAGATGAGCAATACGAGTGGGTTGATGCAAAGTTCACACACTCGGGTGTGCTTGA
This genomic interval from Gimesia alba contains the following:
- a CDS encoding type II toxin-antitoxin system RelE/ParE family toxin produces the protein MTFQVELSRRAESDIKSAYAYIRKHGPADPKAWKAGLEQKLTGFETFPEACGLAPENEFVKVEIRQALYGPFRIVFTIREQIVFVLTVRHAARLSLQRDELDKIK
- a CDS encoding N-6 DNA methylase, which gives rise to MAKEQFIYSHTRQLFNTVESVSQRSGVSRGKAFEDLLEACVAALAAETIEPSYFEAINDHLEGSQGKRGVDLFPKFLAQLIEGMSEQGQDLLGDLFEGSISYGEKGQFLTPESVSQLLANLTIDAEGETDEGHATTFNDPCCGTGRMLLKAGENNPKAGLFGQDIDARCVRITALNLGLRGKYGYVVCGNSLTLESKFAYRIGSFYHESPNGRRRGVIREIPLEEAPIPFVSDTTRQAAQDLFAHEAVPLKTNQKKQIPSNIIEVPQWLFLLEQRMDNVNSEKDTDQIEKEEPPSTRSVSEQDNAKTQRKLF
- a CDS encoding RNA polymerase sigma factor yields the protein MVKFNHTQHIEQLIWANHDGSRWNHDPLDPDRAARLSEELKQAVREDLNNRLGIGLHYAGDYTEREIAEIIDKSPSTVHRTIPMAMRLLRVYFLVTLIGEWLDKYGACLLSMQSAKTINWEHDGYFVTTQYHHSMRKRPGREQLLRLLKQQRRLLELAADLDATNFVPYVACWKEKQANRWCVDFPLYFKDRGAAIAFAKDNGVNFIFHIASSSIEIM